The following are encoded in a window of Cydia strobilella chromosome 1, ilCydStro3.1, whole genome shotgun sequence genomic DNA:
- the LOC134753187 gene encoding uncharacterized protein LOC134753187, whose product MQVRCIALLAFAHAALGSIFPVPNHLNDVNAATTTGTTNNTIITKSTMVARRANPRMKARRSTSSSSGDRLIGKSKSSGDSLGLESSGESSSEEKQRKPLEGGGWRKWHRKCTPCPEDMAKKWRDPTIKWICSGYQRARRSFKSECMMYYRNCQDGTMFTKIHDHRCDETAAGYTGGRHFFYDYKVKLPEDTSGKSTETETSSFDSSDSSARRSDSGDG is encoded by the exons ATGCAAGTGCGTTGCATTGCCCTGCTGGCGTTCG CGCACGCTGCCCTGGGAAGCATATTCCCCGTACCTAACCATCTAAATGACGTCAATGCCGCTACAACGACTGGAACTACGAATAATACGATAATAACCAAGAGCACAATGGTAGCGAGAAGAGCTAATCCTCGTATGAAGGCTCGGCGATCCACATCTTCGTCTTCAGGAGATCGACTTATCG GAAAATCGAAATCGTCAGGAGACTCACTAGGACTGGAGTCATCTGGAGAGAGCTCCTCAGAAGAAAAACAACGCAAACCGCTCGAAGGAGGAGGATG GAGAAAATGGCACCGTAAATGCACCCCGTGCCCCGAAGACATGGCCAAGAAGTGGCGTGATCCGACCATTAAGTGGATCTGCAGCGGGtaccagcgcgcgcgccgctcctTTAAGAGCGAGTGCATGATGTACTATAGGAACTGCCAGGATGGCACTA TGTTCACGAAAATCCACGACCACCGTTGCGACGAAACTGCGGCCGGCTACACAGGCGGGCGGCACTTCTTCTACGACTACAAGGTGAAGTTGCCAGAAGACACCAGTGGAAAGAGTACCGAGACCGAAACCTCCAGCTTCGACTCATCCGACAGCTCCGCCAGAAGATCCGACAGCGGGGACGGTTGA